In Cheilinus undulatus linkage group 16, ASM1832078v1, whole genome shotgun sequence, one DNA window encodes the following:
- the LOC121523222 gene encoding protein Bouncer-like, with product MNNLLKAGIILAALIAAAQCLQCRQCSIGIFGTCIVGRDVMCNNATERCYRGEAQFNATGRLQLHTRGCLDSDLCGLTITGTVLGAGYTSSFQCCTTDLCNGASSLQLPLTVALCAAFLSSLWSVWEM from the exons ATGAATAACTTGTTGAAGGCAGGGATCATCCTGGCTGCTCTCATCGCTGCAG cacaaTGCCTGCAGTGCCGGCAGTGTAGTATCGGTATATTTGGGACGTGTATCGTTGGAAGGGACGTCATGTGTAACAACGCTACTGAGAGGTGCTATCGTGGAGAAGCAC AGTTCAATGCGACAGGGCGGCTCCAGCTCCACACCCGTGGCTGTCTGGACTCAGACCTCTGTGGGCTAACAATCACCGGCACCGTCCTGGGAGCTGGTTACACgagcagttttcagtgttgTACGACAGATTTGTGTAACGGAGCCAGTTCTCTGCAGCTCCCTCTGACTGTGGCGCTCTGTGCTGCCTTCCTGTCGTCTCTCTGGAGTGTGTGGGAGATGTAG